A stretch of Acidobacteriota bacterium DNA encodes these proteins:
- a CDS encoding helix-turn-helix transcriptional regulator — protein MSEIMATEPLKPAVFHILLALASGDSHGYAIMQAVRDQSAGRVPLQTGSFYRHLSRLTDLGLVTEAPTPRQVEDPRRGTHYRLTPRGRQALELERQHLSSLVTSMNALRKGTS, from the coding sequence ATGTCCGAAATTATGGCCACCGAACCGCTGAAACCCGCCGTCTTCCATATCCTGCTCGCGCTCGCCTCCGGCGACAGTCACGGCTACGCCATCATGCAGGCCGTACGCGATCAGTCGGCAGGGCGCGTCCCGCTGCAGACCGGCTCGTTTTATCGCCACCTGAGCCGTCTGACCGACCTTGGCCTGGTGACCGAAGCGCCGACGCCGCGTCAGGTTGAAGACCCCCGGCGCGGCACCCACTACCGGCTGACTCCACGTGGCCGGCAGGCGCTGGAACTGGAGCGACAGCACCTGTCGTCGCTGGTCACCTCGATGAATGCGCTCAGGAAGGGCACGTCGTGA
- a CDS encoding PilT/PilU family type 4a pilus ATPase, with the protein MEPINDLDRLADELELLNREGIPRSTGLESLLRLMAERNASDLLLVAGEPPAFRVHGAVHRAEAAIMDGEDIEQLVAPMLPPHAQRAFREAGIADASIRVPGVGRFRVNLHRERGRAAAIVRMLPRVVPRLASLDLPAGTEALTRLNQGLVLIGGATGSGKTTTMAALVEEINRRDAKHIITIEDPIEFEHTNQRSIIQQVEVGIDAPDFPTALRSALRQAPDVIVIGEMRDPETMRIALAAGETGHLVFSTLHTTDVASTISRLTDSFPAERQATIRQEIAAALSAVFVQTLLPRSGGGRVPAAQALMMSYGARQHVRRNTLQHLHQEITITRKAGSFTLEECLAGLVKAGTVERADAAVRAQHADDFEHAMAT; encoded by the coding sequence ATGGAACCCATAAACGACCTCGACCGCCTTGCCGACGAACTTGAGCTGCTCAACCGGGAGGGCATTCCGCGGAGCACCGGGCTTGAATCGCTCCTGCGCCTGATGGCTGAGCGAAATGCGAGCGACCTCCTGCTGGTGGCGGGGGAGCCGCCCGCGTTCAGGGTGCACGGCGCGGTGCATCGTGCGGAAGCCGCGATCATGGACGGCGAAGACATCGAGCAGTTGGTGGCGCCGATGCTGCCGCCTCACGCGCAGCGCGCGTTCAGGGAAGCGGGCATCGCCGATGCGTCGATCCGCGTGCCGGGCGTGGGCCGCTTTCGCGTGAACCTGCATCGGGAGCGCGGGCGAGCGGCCGCCATCGTACGGATGCTTCCCAGGGTCGTGCCGCGCCTGGCATCGCTCGACTTGCCGGCCGGCACCGAGGCGCTGACACGGCTCAACCAGGGGCTGGTGCTCATCGGCGGAGCCACCGGGTCGGGCAAGACCACGACCATGGCCGCGCTGGTGGAGGAAATCAACCGCCGTGATGCGAAACACATCATCACCATCGAAGACCCAATCGAGTTCGAGCATACAAACCAGCGCAGCATCATCCAACAGGTGGAAGTCGGGATTGATGCGCCGGACTTCCCGACGGCCCTGCGGTCCGCATTGCGGCAGGCGCCGGATGTGATCGTGATTGGCGAGATGCGGGATCCAGAGACGATGCGCATCGCGCTGGCGGCTGGTGAGACCGGCCATCTGGTGTTCTCGACGCTCCACACGACCGATGTGGCATCGACGATCTCCAGGCTGACGGATTCATTCCCTGCCGAACGGCAGGCCACGATTCGCCAGGAGATCGCCGCGGCGCTGTCGGCGGTGTTCGTGCAGACCTTGCTGCCGCGGAGCGGAGGCGGCCGCGTGCCGGCGGCGCAGGCACTGATGATGAGTTACGGGGCGCGGCAACATGTGCGCCGCAACACGTTGCAGCACCTGCATCAGGAGATCACGATCACCCGGAAAGCCGGGTCGTTCACACTGGAAGAATGCCTGGCGGGCCTGGTCAAAGCCGGCACCGTCGAGCGCGCAGACGCGGCGGTGCGAGCGCAGCACGCCGACGACTTCGAACACGCAATGGCTACTTGA
- a CDS encoding DinB family protein, which translates to MATLWNDADRQALVTRLRNLTPEATAKWGRLTARGALAHLHDATRMALGELVVKPKKLPIRYPPLKQLIIYVVPFPKSAPTAPELVSRQADDWTAELAALEGAVDRLVAKGASASWPDHPAFGSLTHRAWGVLVYRHTDHHLRQFGH; encoded by the coding sequence ATGGCCACACTCTGGAACGACGCGGATCGACAAGCGCTGGTCACCCGGCTGCGCAACCTCACACCGGAGGCCACGGCGAAGTGGGGACGCCTGACCGCCCGCGGAGCGTTGGCGCATCTGCACGACGCGACGCGCATGGCCCTTGGCGAGCTGGTGGTGAAGCCGAAGAAACTTCCGATCCGCTACCCGCCGCTCAAGCAACTGATCATCTACGTCGTGCCGTTTCCCAAGAGCGCGCCGACCGCGCCTGAACTGGTGAGCCGCCAGGCGGATGACTGGACGGCCGAATTGGCCGCGCTTGAGGGCGCTGTCGACCGCCTCGTTGCCAAAGGCGCGTCTGCGTCGTGGCCGGACCACCCGGCATTTGGTTCACTGACCCACCGCGCGTGGGGCGTGCTGGTGTACCGCCACACCGACCACCACCTTCGGCAATTCGGTCACTGA
- a CDS encoding Gfo/Idh/MocA family oxidoreductase, with protein sequence MARTPHDRRTFITRTVGALGGLALLPSPSLLLPRLLAQAKSVRVAVIGTGRQGRAILTELQKIPQVEVAALCDRSAARLESARGRAPKAAVFQDHRALLDASPDITAIIVATPTHLHRAIVEDAIAAGRHVFCESPLASTVEDCDAMAAAAASVKTVCHAGFQGRSNPTYRRAQPLVRSELRDLVSWFGQSHRKTTWRFPAGEGETDQAANWRLDPAVSTGLAGEVGAQQMDVAAWCRGSYPSRITGRGGVRLHKDGRTVADTIEVDLTWDDGVGMRYQATLANSHGGAFELVHGINGSIRFAWTHAWLFKEADAPTQGWEVYATRQQVMDQEGIVLIANATQLAEQGQLQAGAGLPHPSLYYALMDFLKSVTESAPVACSFQDGARSSTVGILANRAVVTGEAQIPGNK encoded by the coding sequence ATGGCCCGAACTCCTCACGATCGACGAACATTCATCACCCGCACGGTCGGCGCTCTTGGCGGTCTGGCGCTGCTGCCGTCACCGTCGCTGCTGCTGCCACGCCTGCTGGCCCAGGCGAAGTCTGTGCGGGTCGCGGTGATTGGCACTGGCCGCCAGGGTCGCGCGATCCTCACTGAACTTCAGAAGATTCCCCAGGTGGAAGTGGCGGCTCTGTGTGACCGTTCGGCGGCGCGGCTCGAGAGTGCACGTGGACGCGCGCCGAAGGCTGCGGTGTTCCAGGACCACCGTGCGCTCCTCGATGCCTCACCGGACATCACGGCCATCATCGTGGCCACACCCACCCATCTGCATCGCGCCATCGTCGAAGACGCGATTGCCGCCGGACGGCACGTGTTCTGCGAGTCTCCTCTGGCGTCAACGGTTGAAGACTGCGACGCGATGGCGGCCGCAGCCGCGTCGGTGAAGACCGTGTGCCACGCCGGGTTCCAGGGCCGGTCCAATCCCACGTATCGCCGCGCGCAGCCGCTGGTGCGATCTGAACTTCGCGATCTTGTGTCGTGGTTCGGGCAATCGCACCGAAAGACCACGTGGCGTTTTCCGGCTGGTGAGGGCGAGACCGATCAAGCCGCGAACTGGCGACTGGACCCTGCAGTGTCCACTGGCCTCGCCGGCGAAGTTGGTGCACAGCAGATGGATGTGGCCGCGTGGTGTCGCGGCAGTTACCCGAGCCGGATTACCGGCCGCGGAGGCGTGCGGCTGCACAAGGATGGGCGAACGGTGGCCGACACCATCGAGGTGGATCTCACGTGGGACGATGGAGTTGGCATGCGGTATCAGGCGACGCTTGCCAATTCACACGGCGGCGCGTTTGAACTCGTGCATGGCATCAACGGGTCAATCCGTTTCGCGTGGACCCACGCGTGGCTGTTCAAGGAGGCCGACGCACCCACGCAGGGATGGGAGGTGTATGCGACCCGCCAGCAGGTGATGGATCAGGAAGGCATTGTGCTGATTGCCAACGCCACCCAACTGGCCGAGCAGGGCCAGCTGCAAGCGGGCGCAGGGTTGCCGCATCCATCGCTGTATTACGCGCTCATGGATTTCCTGAAGAGCGTGACCGAGAGCGCTCCAGTGGCCTGTTCGTTCCAGGACGGGGCGCGGTCGTCCACCGTTGGCATCCTCGCCAACCGCGCGGTCGTCACCGGCGAAGCCCAGATCCCGGGCAACAAGTAG
- a CDS encoding neutral zinc metallopeptidase, with protein MKWQGRRESSNVEDRRGVSGGMRAGGLGIGGLVLLLAVSYFTGQNPADLISGLDQSGLSTGGEQPAGPPIDDEASKFLKVVLADTEEVWATLFQEQGKRYEPATLVLFTGATQSACGVGQAAMGPFYCPADRQVYLDTSFFQELDQRFGAPGDFAQAYVVAHEVGHHIQTLTGVSARVTAAQQRASTTEANALSVRQELQADCYSGVWGHYAARRGLVETNDVEEGLRAAAAIGDDRLQRESRGRVSPESFTHGSSAQRVEWFRRGLEGGRMDACDTFQR; from the coding sequence ATGAAATGGCAGGGACGACGCGAGAGCAGCAACGTCGAGGATAGGCGGGGCGTGTCGGGTGGCATGCGCGCCGGAGGCCTCGGCATCGGCGGGCTGGTACTGTTGCTGGCGGTTTCGTACTTCACCGGGCAGAACCCTGCGGATTTGATCTCAGGGCTCGACCAGTCTGGCTTGTCGACTGGTGGTGAACAGCCGGCTGGTCCGCCAATTGACGACGAGGCCTCGAAGTTTCTGAAGGTCGTACTCGCCGATACCGAAGAAGTCTGGGCGACGCTGTTTCAGGAGCAGGGGAAGAGATACGAGCCGGCAACGCTCGTGCTGTTCACGGGCGCCACGCAAAGCGCGTGCGGCGTTGGTCAGGCCGCGATGGGCCCGTTCTATTGTCCCGCCGACCGTCAGGTGTACCTCGACACCTCGTTCTTCCAGGAATTGGACCAGCGGTTCGGCGCGCCTGGCGACTTCGCGCAGGCCTACGTGGTGGCGCACGAAGTGGGACACCACATCCAGACGTTGACCGGCGTGTCGGCGCGTGTGACCGCGGCGCAGCAGCGTGCGAGTACGACTGAGGCGAACGCGCTGTCGGTTCGTCAGGAACTGCAGGCCGACTGCTACTCCGGAGTCTGGGGTCACTACGCCGCGCGAAGAGGCCTGGTGGAGACCAACGACGTAGAAGAGGGCCTGCGTGCGGCCGCCGCGATCGGTGATGACCGGCTGCAACGTGAGTCACGAGGCCGCGTGTCACCCGAATCGTTCACGCACGGGTCATCCGCGCAGCGCGTGGAGTGGTTCCGCCGTGGGCTTGAGGGCGGCCGGATGGACGCCTGCGACACGTTCCAGCGTTAA
- a CDS encoding YwiC-like family protein has product MAATSAKILWPREHGTYGELLFPLMSALLLARPGRAAWGLSLLAVGGFLAHEGFSVLAGARGLRAKRDAHAVAWRSVAIFGGAALLGAAWAAPSLTSATLTAVGVAAGLSVASVALAWFGREHTLLGELMAALTLSSWCVPVGLAGGVSLPVAAAIWLIWTGVFGVATCAVHLVIARSTRRPVSRALALGWLLGMATPLVVWSFARAGHVPDLALTIPIPALVTFVALVFAPVRGTHLRQIGWSVIGVSGLTLALMAVAIR; this is encoded by the coding sequence GTGGCTGCCACGAGCGCGAAAATTCTCTGGCCCCGTGAACACGGCACCTACGGGGAACTGCTGTTTCCCCTGATGTCCGCGCTGCTCCTGGCACGGCCAGGGCGTGCGGCCTGGGGGCTGTCGCTGCTGGCGGTGGGCGGCTTCCTGGCCCACGAGGGATTTTCGGTCCTCGCTGGCGCCCGAGGTCTTCGGGCGAAACGCGACGCCCACGCCGTGGCCTGGCGATCGGTCGCCATCTTCGGAGGCGCCGCCCTGTTGGGCGCCGCGTGGGCCGCGCCCTCACTCACATCGGCCACCTTGACGGCCGTCGGCGTCGCCGCTGGTTTGTCGGTCGCGTCAGTCGCGCTCGCCTGGTTCGGACGTGAACACACGCTCTTGGGTGAGCTGATGGCCGCCCTCACGCTCAGCAGTTGGTGCGTCCCGGTCGGACTCGCCGGCGGCGTGTCGCTTCCCGTCGCTGCGGCGATCTGGCTGATCTGGACCGGCGTCTTCGGCGTGGCGACGTGTGCCGTGCATCTGGTCATCGCGCGCAGCACGCGGCGCCCGGTCAGTCGCGCGCTGGCGCTCGGATGGCTGCTGGGCATGGCGACACCGCTGGTGGTCTGGTCGTTCGCACGTGCCGGCCATGTGCCAGATCTCGCGCTCACCATTCCCATTCCGGCGCTGGTGACGTTCGTCGCACTGGTGTTTGCACCAGTGCGCGGCACTCATCTGAGGCAGATTGGCTGGTCGGTGATCGGCGTCAGCGGGCTGACCCTTGCGTTGATGGCCGTGGCAATTCGGTAG
- a CDS encoding PadR family transcriptional regulator, producing the protein MPPRNSLGELELVVLMALMRADEGAHGAAIREEIAVTTGRQVTPGAIYPTLDRLEQRGLVRSYMGEPVAARGGRAKRHFVLLKPGLAEVRRAWQQYARLATGLESALGKGRAR; encoded by the coding sequence ATGCCCCCACGCAACAGTCTTGGTGAATTGGAACTTGTGGTCCTGATGGCGCTGATGCGTGCTGACGAAGGCGCCCACGGTGCGGCCATTCGTGAAGAGATCGCCGTCACCACTGGACGGCAGGTCACACCCGGCGCAATTTATCCCACGTTGGACCGCCTTGAGCAACGCGGACTGGTCCGTTCGTACATGGGCGAGCCTGTGGCAGCGAGAGGTGGCCGCGCCAAGCGCCATTTTGTGCTCCTCAAACCGGGGTTGGCAGAAGTGCGTCGCGCCTGGCAGCAATACGCGCGGCTCGCCACAGGTCTGGAGTCGGCCCTCGGCAAAGGACGAGCGCGATGA
- a CDS encoding ABC transporter permease yields MSGREWLVRLFSRAIPAAYREEVVSDVQDQHTRLAPLLVALCRSGRDARRQLARPRTAGAGWSGVWADLGGAVRMHRARPGAALAITLILALAIGLNTSVYSMVEAVLVRPLPFTDVDRLVFVWNASPHHERESMAPGRALDLRNRIGALEGAALIGHLSMTVTGRETADRWFGASVSSSFFDVLGAPPLVGRTFATAAPDRDVVVLSHRLWVSQFGAEPSVVGQRLVMNGRPRTVVGVMPADFYWPSITPETSADNPPLFWTCAPLPDVPERMLPYDEDIIRNRTMGFLRMVARVRSDRTVEAAQQEAAVVAAALGREYPTTDGGRAVSLVPARDQLFGAVARPMWFVLLASALVVLGACVNVGNLILVRQAGRHRELAVRSALGAGRGRLMRQLMIEAGVLAIAGGVGGVAVGFAGLKGLVAIAPDSVGRLDNAMINGSVLAFTALATLVSAVALGALSAVALWRDRSAEDLRAAGTAERGHGRLRHGLIAVEVALAVALMVGAALFGQSLLRLQRVDVGFDTRHLLTFDIMLTGVRAEHTAKQLEFYSGLLDRIRALPGVQGAAGAFTLPIGGDDFGASAFPEGRPLPPPGADRRIGFQIVGDRWFRTLGMQVLEGREFGPEDERQAPGVVIVNQALVDLEWPGESPIGRRLKYAREADAPWLTIVGVVSNVHHLGPAAPPRPEIYLPYSQMSQAMMAVAVRTTGDPLLLVPAIRAAAAVVDPSQPISGVSTMDAYLQKTYGRANFLTTLTLLFGVVTCLLTVVGVYAVTSFAVTQRTREFGVRAALGASPRRLAREVLRSSLAPVWIGVAVGIGLAMWSGQLVSALLFATEPLDPAAYVAATSILIVTAGLASVVPARRAARLDPVKALRDG; encoded by the coding sequence ATGAGCGGGCGCGAGTGGCTCGTGCGTCTATTCAGCCGCGCGATTCCGGCTGCCTATCGTGAGGAGGTGGTGAGCGACGTGCAAGACCAGCACACGCGCCTCGCGCCGCTCCTTGTGGCGCTCTGCCGGAGTGGCCGCGACGCACGCAGGCAGCTCGCCCGTCCGCGCACAGCAGGCGCCGGCTGGTCTGGCGTGTGGGCCGATCTCGGTGGAGCGGTCCGGATGCATCGCGCACGTCCCGGCGCGGCGCTGGCCATCACGCTCATCCTCGCGCTGGCCATCGGACTCAACACCTCGGTGTACAGCATGGTGGAGGCCGTGCTGGTCAGGCCCTTGCCGTTCACCGACGTCGATCGCCTGGTATTCGTCTGGAATGCATCACCACACCACGAACGGGAATCGATGGCGCCGGGCCGAGCGCTGGATCTCCGAAACAGAATCGGCGCGCTTGAGGGCGCCGCGCTTATCGGCCACCTGTCGATGACGGTGACCGGCAGGGAAACCGCCGATCGATGGTTCGGCGCCAGCGTGTCCTCGAGTTTCTTCGATGTGCTGGGTGCGCCGCCTCTTGTGGGGCGGACCTTTGCGACGGCCGCACCGGATCGCGACGTGGTCGTGCTGAGTCATCGCCTCTGGGTGTCGCAGTTCGGCGCTGAACCATCGGTCGTGGGTCAGCGGCTGGTGATGAACGGCCGCCCGCGCACTGTGGTGGGAGTGATGCCCGCGGACTTCTACTGGCCGTCCATTACGCCCGAGACATCCGCCGACAACCCTCCGCTGTTCTGGACCTGCGCCCCGCTGCCGGATGTGCCCGAACGCATGCTGCCGTATGACGAAGACATCATCAGGAACAGAACGATGGGCTTCCTGCGGATGGTGGCGCGGGTGCGGTCCGACCGTACGGTTGAGGCCGCCCAGCAAGAGGCCGCAGTGGTGGCGGCGGCTCTGGGTCGCGAGTACCCGACGACCGACGGAGGCCGCGCGGTGAGCCTGGTGCCCGCGCGCGATCAACTGTTCGGCGCGGTCGCCCGGCCGATGTGGTTTGTGCTGCTGGCAAGCGCACTCGTGGTGTTGGGTGCCTGCGTGAATGTCGGGAATCTGATTCTGGTGCGCCAGGCGGGCCGCCACCGCGAGTTGGCCGTTCGCTCTGCGTTGGGGGCGGGGCGAGGCCGCCTGATGCGGCAGTTGATGATCGAAGCCGGTGTCCTCGCGATCGCGGGAGGCGTTGGCGGCGTGGCGGTGGGATTCGCGGGGTTGAAGGGGCTTGTGGCCATCGCGCCCGACAGCGTCGGCCGCCTCGACAACGCGATGATCAACGGCTCGGTGCTCGCATTCACGGCGCTTGCGACGCTCGTCAGCGCGGTGGCGCTCGGCGCGTTGTCGGCGGTGGCCTTGTGGCGCGATCGCTCTGCCGAAGACCTGCGCGCGGCGGGCACGGCCGAACGCGGACACGGCCGTCTCCGGCACGGACTGATCGCCGTCGAGGTGGCCCTGGCCGTGGCCCTTATGGTGGGCGCGGCATTGTTCGGCCAGAGCCTGCTCCGGTTACAGCGCGTGGACGTGGGCTTCGACACGCGACACCTCCTCACCTTCGACATCATGCTGACGGGCGTGCGCGCCGAACACACGGCCAAGCAGTTGGAGTTTTACAGCGGCCTCCTCGATCGCATTCGGGCGCTGCCTGGTGTGCAGGGCGCAGCGGGCGCGTTCACATTGCCCATCGGAGGCGATGACTTCGGTGCATCGGCGTTTCCGGAAGGCCGTCCACTTCCGCCGCCAGGCGCGGATCGCCGCATTGGGTTTCAGATCGTCGGCGACCGGTGGTTCCGCACGCTCGGCATGCAGGTGCTCGAAGGGCGCGAGTTCGGGCCCGAAGACGAGCGTCAGGCACCGGGGGTGGTGATCGTGAATCAGGCCCTGGTGGATCTGGAGTGGCCGGGTGAGAGCCCCATCGGCCGTCGTCTCAAGTACGCGAGGGAAGCGGACGCGCCATGGCTGACGATAGTTGGTGTGGTGAGCAACGTGCATCACCTGGGGCCCGCGGCCCCGCCTCGGCCGGAGATCTACCTTCCCTACAGCCAGATGTCACAGGCAATGATGGCGGTCGCGGTGCGCACCACCGGTGATCCCCTCCTGCTCGTGCCGGCGATTCGTGCGGCGGCGGCTGTGGTGGATCCAAGCCAGCCGATTTCGGGCGTCAGCACGATGGATGCTTATCTGCAAAAAACCTACGGTCGTGCCAACTTCCTGACCACCCTGACGCTGCTGTTTGGAGTGGTGACATGCCTGCTGACGGTGGTGGGGGTGTACGCCGTCACAAGTTTCGCCGTGACCCAGCGGACCAGGGAGTTCGGCGTCCGTGCCGCCCTCGGGGCCAGCCCCCGTCGTCTCGCGCGCGAGGTGCTGAGGAGCAGCCTCGCACCGGTCTGGATTGGTGTGGCCGTCGGCATCGGTCTGGCCATGTGGAGTGGGCAGCTCGTCTCCGCCCTGTTGTTTGCCACCGAGCCGCTTGACCCAGCAGCGTATGTGGCCGCGACATCCATATTGATCGTGACCGCCGGTCTGGCCAGTGTGGTCCCGGCTCGGCGTGCCGCGCGGCTCGATCCCGTCAAAGCCCTGCGCGATGGGTAG
- a CDS encoding ABC transporter permease: MSTERCYRVLLRAYPPKYRARFAGAMLETFACDYARVRKHSRWSVVSFWIVTIAQAMWFGAAERRATAAPAGAPMPPKRFRLSLLPDIRYALRLLARSPLFAVTSVVSLALGLAATTVIFNLADAMMFRSSPGVREAARVVDIGRSTNGSGFDNMSHPTFKYLRDHARSLESISATTFDPTPLSLAADGGSERIFGQLVSASFFDVLKVQPAAGRFFRTDEDQVAEDRPVAVLTHRFWQSRFGADPGVVGRTVRLNNRDFTVVGVAEEGFDGSTLLGTDVWVPMAMVGTVRGSIGANMLTSVRGVWHTALGRLAPGVTAEQAQTELQTLLAAFKAAHPEVPERYGIAVASSGRLPAAVRMPFSVFFGVLIALTGGLLAIACSNVAGMLLARATARRREIATRLAIGASRGQLIAQLMTETLVLFIVAALVALPLAVWLSAVLQSFLPALPLPIAIDWTMGFRAMSFAMGLSLLAGLVFGLAPARHALRTDLSAALHGHASTATRERLRLRHALVVAQVALSLTMVITAGLFVRTLLAASQISPGFRIANVDVVSVDTTLAGADGQAAVTLVGRVVDALRAVPGVDRVGHSRMVPLQGGGMGLGGVRVPGLGEEALQRVNDSDWDVVSPDYFTTLEMPIVQGRAFSADDREGRPMVAMVNETFARIAWPEQSAVGQRFWQTDGGADEGRPLEVVGVVRDAKYRSIAEAQAPFIYVPFAQQPQTSVSVYLAHGGGLNLGNEVRQTLARVEASLPVVLHQSLDEATTISLLPQRLAAWVAGTVGSIGLFLAALGLYGLTAFLVAQRTREIAIRMALGATDRQVLSMVLRQAARLGVVGAVIGLVLAAGLGQVVQSLSLLVNVQSTDPLTFGAVGLLMAAVLLAASLLPARRAARTDPATALRAE, encoded by the coding sequence GTGAGCACGGAACGGTGCTACCGCGTGTTGTTGCGCGCCTACCCGCCGAAATACCGCGCACGGTTTGCGGGCGCGATGCTTGAAACCTTCGCGTGTGACTACGCCCGTGTTCGCAAACACAGCCGGTGGTCGGTTGTGTCGTTCTGGATCGTCACCATCGCGCAGGCCATGTGGTTCGGTGCGGCTGAACGCCGCGCGACTGCGGCGCCTGCAGGAGCGCCCATGCCGCCGAAACGTTTTCGTCTCTCGCTGTTGCCAGATATTCGGTACGCGCTGCGGCTGCTCGCGCGCAGTCCGTTGTTTGCCGTGACGTCCGTCGTGTCACTCGCCCTCGGCCTTGCCGCCACGACCGTCATCTTCAACCTGGCCGATGCGATGATGTTCCGGTCCAGTCCAGGCGTGCGCGAGGCGGCTCGTGTGGTGGATATTGGCCGGTCCACCAACGGGTCGGGGTTCGACAACATGTCGCACCCCACGTTCAAGTACTTGCGCGATCACGCGCGGAGTCTTGAGAGCATATCGGCCACGACATTTGATCCCACGCCGCTCAGCCTCGCCGCCGATGGCGGAAGTGAGCGGATCTTCGGTCAATTGGTCTCGGCGTCGTTCTTCGATGTGCTGAAGGTTCAGCCAGCCGCGGGCCGCTTCTTCCGTACTGATGAAGATCAGGTGGCGGAGGACCGCCCGGTGGCCGTGCTGACGCACCGGTTCTGGCAAAGTCGCTTTGGTGCGGATCCCGGAGTGGTTGGCCGCACGGTGCGTCTCAACAACCGCGACTTCACGGTGGTAGGCGTGGCCGAAGAGGGCTTCGATGGCTCAACCTTGTTGGGCACCGACGTCTGGGTGCCAATGGCCATGGTAGGTACCGTGCGCGGCAGCATTGGGGCGAACATGCTGACGAGTGTGCGAGGCGTGTGGCACACCGCTCTCGGCCGCCTCGCACCCGGCGTCACGGCAGAGCAGGCCCAGACGGAACTTCAGACGTTGTTGGCGGCCTTCAAGGCAGCCCACCCGGAAGTGCCTGAGCGTTACGGTATTGCGGTGGCGTCGTCTGGTCGGTTGCCGGCGGCGGTTCGTATGCCGTTCAGCGTGTTCTTCGGCGTGCTCATCGCGTTGACGGGCGGGCTGTTGGCCATCGCCTGCAGCAATGTGGCGGGCATGTTGCTGGCGCGTGCCACGGCGCGCCGGCGCGAGATCGCGACGCGACTGGCCATTGGCGCGAGTCGGGGCCAGCTTATCGCGCAGCTGATGACCGAGACGTTGGTGCTGTTCATCGTCGCGGCCCTTGTGGCGCTGCCGCTCGCGGTGTGGTTGTCTGCTGTGCTTCAGTCGTTCCTGCCCGCCCTTCCGCTTCCAATTGCCATCGATTGGACAATGGGCTTCCGTGCGATGAGCTTCGCCATGGGGCTCTCGTTGCTTGCGGGACTGGTGTTTGGTCTTGCCCCGGCTCGTCACGCGTTGCGCACGGACTTGTCCGCCGCCCTGCACGGCCACGCCTCCACCGCCACCCGAGAACGGCTCCGGCTGCGCCACGCGCTCGTCGTGGCCCAGGTGGCGCTCTCGCTGACGATGGTGATTACGGCGGGGTTGTTTGTCCGGACGCTGCTCGCGGCGTCGCAAATCAGCCCCGGATTCCGCATCGCGAACGTGGACGTGGTGTCGGTGGACACTACGCTTGCTGGCGCCGACGGGCAAGCCGCGGTCACGTTGGTTGGACGCGTGGTTGACGCGCTGCGCGCCGTGCCTGGCGTTGATCGCGTGGGGCACTCGCGCATGGTGCCGCTGCAGGGCGGCGGAATGGGGCTGGGTGGCGTGCGTGTGCCCGGCCTGGGCGAGGAGGCCCTCCAGCGCGTGAACGACTCGGACTGGGACGTGGTCTCGCCAGACTATTTCACGACGCTCGAGATGCCGATCGTGCAGGGGCGCGCCTTTTCGGCGGACGACCGCGAGGGACGTCCGATGGTGGCGATGGTGAACGAGACCTTCGCGCGCATCGCGTGGCCGGAACAGTCGGCCGTGGGGCAGCGGTTCTGGCAGACCGACGGTGGCGCCGACGAGGGACGGCCACTCGAGGTGGTCGGCGTGGTGCGTGACGCGAAGTACCGCTCCATTGCCGAGGCGCAGGCGCCGTTCATCTACGTGCCGTTCGCACAGCAACCGCAGACATCGGTATCGGTCTACCTCGCGCACGGCGGGGGACTGAATCTGGGCAATGAGGTTCGGCAGACGCTGGCGCGCGTTGAAGCGAGCCTGCCGGTGGTGTTGCATCAATCATTGGACGAGGCCACCACCATCAGCCTGCTCCCGCAGCGACTGGCGGCGTGGGTGGCCGGCACCGTGGGCAGTATCGGCCTTTTCCTTGCGGCGCTGGGTCTGTATGGCCTGACCGCGTTTCTGGTGGCGCAGCGGACGCGCGAGATCGCGATCCGGATGGCGCTGGGGGCGACAGACCGCCAGGTGCTCTCGATGGTGTTGCGCCAGGCGGCGAGGCTGGGTGTGGTGGGCGCGGTGATCGGACTGGTGCTTGCGGCCGGTCTGGGCCAGGTGGTGCAGAGCCTGAGCCTGCTGGTGAACGTCCAGTCCACCGACCCACTGACGTTCGGCGCAGTGGGGCTCCTGATGGCAGCGGTGTTACTGGCCGCCAGCCTGTTGCCCGCCCGACGTGCGGCCCGCACCGACCCGGCGACCGCCCTGCGCGCCGAATAA